One Drosophila willistoni isolate 14030-0811.24 chromosome XL unlocalized genomic scaffold, UCI_dwil_1.1 Seg142, whole genome shotgun sequence genomic region harbors:
- the LOC6653121 gene encoding proton-coupled amino acid transporter 4, which yields MDAEAPPIARPDQGNPTLSPMPVATNQDDKGTPPATDPKETKDEENHEEYHPPTSYLETIVHLFKGNIGPGLFAMGDAFKNGGLLVAPALTVVIAVVCIHCQHVLIGCSKKMRDLRGESVCADYALTVEHCFENGPMKLRRWSRTMGRLVDVFICVTQLGFCCIYFVFISTNVKQILQAYSIDMDVHLVMLLAFFPVLLSSLITNLKLLTPVSMFANVCMILGLAITLYYALKDGLPEIGERAYWTNGSQLALFFGTAIFAFEGIALVMPLKNAMRKPHQFESTLGVLNVGMFLVSVMFMFSGSVGYMKWGEHVGGSLTLNLGDSILAQAVKLMVSTGVLLGYPLQFFVAIQIMWPQTKKICGIKGRSLLGELVFRSILVVVTLGIAEMVPALGLFISLIGALCSTALALVFPPVIELIAKSEPNKGPGLWICIKNLLILVLAMLGFITGSYESLKQIVKHFGEEEQH from the exons ATGGATGCTGAG gCGCCACCCATTGCAAGACCAGACCAGGGAAATCCAACATTGTCACCAATGCCAGTGGCGACTAACCAAGATGATAAGGGGACTCCACCAGCAACGGACCCCAAAGAAACGAAGGACGAGGAAAACCATGAAGAATATCATCCACCCACAAG CTATCTAGAGACCATAGTGCATTTGTTCAAGGGGAATATTGGACCAGGACTCTTTGCCATGGGTGATGCATTCAAGAATGGTGGACTGTTGGTGGCTCCAGCGCTGACTGTGGTCATAGCTGTGGTGTGTATCCATTGCCAACATGTTCTGATTGGATGCTCCAAGAAGATGCGCGATTTGCGTGGGGAATCCGTTTGCGCCGACTATGCCCTGACTGTGGAGCATTGCTTCGAGAATGGTCCAATGAAATTGAGGAGATGGTCCCGCACCATGGGAAGATTGGTCGATGTCTTTATATGTGTGACCCAGTTGGGTTTCTGTTGCATCTATTTCGTGTTCATCAGCACGAATGTGAAACAG ATTTTACAAGCCTATAGCATCGATATGGATGTACATCTAGTCATGCTGCTGGCCTTCTTTCCGGTTCTACTTAGTTCACTGATCACGAACTTGAAATTGCTGACCCCCGTCTCAATGTTTGCCAACGTGTGCATGATTCTTGGTCTGGCCATCACCTTGTACTATGCCCTCAAAGATGGACTGCCAGAGATCGGGGAACGCGCCTACTGGACAAATGGATCGCAGTTGGCACTCTTCTTTGGCACCGCCATATTTGCCTTCGAGGGCATTGCTCTGGTGATGCCATTGAAGAATGCCATGAGAAAACCCCACCAGTTCGAGAGCACATTGGGTGTGCTCAATGTGGGCATGTTCCTTGTCTCGGTGATGTTCATGTTTTCCGGATCAGTGGGCTATATGAAGTGGGGTGAGCATGTCGGAGGAAGTTTGACCCTCAATCTCGGCGATTCCAT ACTGGCCCAGGCTGTCAAGCTAATGGTCTCCACTGGTGTCCTGTTGGGGTATCCTCTGCAATTCTTTGTGGCCATACAGATAATGTGGCCACAGACGAAAAAAATCTGTGGTATTAAAGGTCGCTCCCTTTTGGGCGAACTTGTCTTTCGTTCCATCCTCGTCGTGGTCACAT TGGGCATTGCGGAAATGGTGCCTGCCCTGGGACTGTTCATCTCGCTTATCGGAGCCCTCTGCTCCACTGCACTGGCCCTGGTCTTTCCGCCTGTCATCGAGCTAATTGCCAAGAGCGAGCCCAACAAGGGTCCTGGCCTCTGGATTTGTATCAAGAATCTGCTCATATTGGTCTTGGCCATGTTGGGCTTCATCACTGGCTCTTATGAGAGTCTCAAGCAGATAGTCAAACATTTTGGCGAAGAGGAGCAACACTGA